In Castanea sativa cultivar Marrone di Chiusa Pesio chromosome 6, ASM4071231v1, a single window of DNA contains:
- the LOC142640163 gene encoding uncharacterized protein LOC142640163 has translation MVVHLKNETLMCKVFPSSLGRVAMRWFNGLEKGSIASFKELTRAFGSHFVTCSRVPWPLDCLLSMTMREGETLKMYSDRYWEMFNEIDGNFDNVAIRTFKVGLPVEHSLRKSLTGKPIKSVRQLIGRIDKYKRVEEDQQLGKGKVKVVPLDRRDFRSDKYNNNRP, from the coding sequence ATGGTTGTTCACTTGAAGAATGAAactttgatgtgcaaggtgttcccaTCCAGTTTAGGGCGCGTGgcgatgaggtggttcaatggtcTAGAGAAAGGTTCTATTGCCTCTTTTAAGGAGCTAACAAGAGCATTCGGTTCTCATTTTGTAACCTGTAGTAGAGTTCCTTGGCCTCTAGACTGCCTGTTGTCTATGACCATGCgagagggggaaaccctaaaGATGTACtctgacagatactgggagatgtttaatgaaatagatggaaACTTTGACAATGTGGCTATAAGGAcattcaaggtcggcctacctgtTGAGCACAgtttgaggaaatctttgactGGGAAACCTATTAAAAGTGTTCGTCAACTCATAGGCCGCATTGACAAGTATAAGCGGGTGGAGGAGGACCAACAACTAGGGAAAGGCAAGGTTAAGGTGGTCCCTCTAGATAGAAGGGATTTCAGATCGGACAAATACAACAATAATCGTCCTTAA